DNA from Microbacterium sp. SORGH_AS_0969:
CTTCAGCGCGATCCAGGGCAACGGCTTCAAGGAGCTGACGGAAGCGCAGAAGGTCGAATTCGACGCCGAGCAGGGCCCCAAGGGCATGCAGGCGGCGAACATCCGCCCCCTCTAAGCTCCGCAACACCCGAAGGCCGGGTCTGCCGCACGTGCGGCGGCCCGGCTTTCGTTGTGCTCGCAGGTGAACGGAGAGGGTCCGGCAGATGTGTATTCCCCGTGAGGCTCCTGCACATGTGGATGTATACCGGAGTCCTCATACGTCGGCACGTAGGGTTGGCCGAACCCGAGGATGCCTCCCGGGATCCCGACTCCGGTCACCTCAAACGAGGAGCAGTTCATCGCCTCCACCATCGTCGAGTCCCGTCTCGGCCCCGTTCGTCAGACCTACTCCGGCACCACCGAATTCCCCCCGATCGCGAAGGCCTACACAGAGCTGTCCCAGGTCGTTCGCGAGAGCGGACTCCTCGTCCGCACCCGCGTGTTCTACGCTCTCGTCGGCTCCGCCCTCGTCCTGGCCTTCGCCGGCTGCATCGCCGGATTCGTGCTCCTCGGCGACAGCTGGTTCCAGCTGCTGATCGCCGCAGCCCTCGGCATCCTGTTCACGCAGGTGGCGTTCCTCGCCCACGAGGCGAACCACCGTCAGATCTTCGCCTCGGGCCCCGCGAACGATCGTCTGGCGCTGTGGATCGGCAACGGCGTCGTCGGCATGAGCCAGTCGTGGTGGGCCTCGAAGCACACCCGTCACCACGCCAACCCCAACCGCGTCGGCAAGGACCCCGACATCGAGATCGACACCATCTCGTTCCTCGACGAGGACGCGGCCAAGGCCCGCGGCATCCAGCGCTGGATCACCCAGCGGCAGGGCTGGCTCTTCTTCCCCCTGCTGACGCTGGAGGGCCTCAACCTGCACGTGCTGGCCATCCGCCACCTGCTCTCGCGCGGCGAGGTCAAGGGTCGCTGGACCGAGCTGGGACTCATCGCCCTGCGCTTCACGGTCTTCGTGGCCCCGGTCTTCGTGTTCCTCCCCCTCGGCATGGCCTTCGCGTTCCTCGGTGTCCAGCTCGCGGTGTTCGGCGTGTACATGGGCGCCTCGTTCGCGCCCAACCACAAGGGCATGGCGGTGATCGCTCCCGGCGCGAAGCTCGACTTCTTCAGCAAGCAGGTGCGGACCTCGCGCAACATCTCAGGCGGCTGGTGGGCCACCTGGCTCATGGGCGGGCTGAACTATCAGATCGAGCACCACCTGTTCCCGAACATGCCGCGGCCGCACCTGAGCCGCGCGCGCGAGATCGTCATCGAGCACTGCCAGACCCTCGGCGTGCCCTACGTCGAGACGACGCTGCTGCAGTCCTACGGCATCGTGATCCAGTACCTGAACCGCGTCGGCCTCGCGGCCCGCGACCCGTTCGAGTGCCCGCTGACCTCGGCGGCCCGCCGGGTCTGAGCCCGCACGCACGGGGAAGGGCGTCGCACCGGGAGACCGGTTGCGGCGCCCTTCCTCTGTCCGTCACCCGTGCGTGCAGCCTCTGCTACGGACACTCGCCCCGGCCGTCTCCCCGCCCTATCGGGTCACGCATACGCGGACGATACGCCGTCAGTCGCGGACGACCTCGTGCAGGGCGAGATCGCGGATCGTCCCCTCGGCCAGCGTGAGAGTCATCATCGTGCACCGCGGCTGTCGTCGGCGGTCCGTCGGCGATCCGGGGTTCAGCAGACGCACACCCGCCGGTGTCGAGGTGTCCCACGGGATGTGGCTGTGCCCGAACACGAGCAGGTCGGTGTCCGGGAACGCGGCGTCCATCCGTCTCTCCCGGCCGGTCGCGGCACCCGTCTCGTGGACCACGGCGACGCGGACCCCCTCGATCTCGGCGCGCGCGATCTCGGGCAGTCGAGCGCGCAGATCGGCACCGTCGTTGTTCCCCCACACCCCCAGCACGGGCCCGAGGGAGAGGAGCCCGTCCAGCACCGCCTCGGTCACCCAATCCCCCGCATGGACGATCAGATCGACCTCGGATGCCGCTCTGCGCACGGCATCCGGAATCGACCGGGCTCTCTTCGGGACGTGCGTATCGGCCACGAGCAGCAGTCGGGTCGCCATCACTCCACGCTACATACGCTCGCGATACGCCGTCCCGCCTACCATGACGGGATGCGCGTGCTGATCGTCGAGGACGAGCCCTATCTCGCCGAGGCGATCCGCGACGGACTCCGGTTGGAGGCGATCGCAGCGGACATCGCGGGCGACGGCGATTCCGCGCTCGAGCAGCTCGGCTACACCGCGTACGACGTCGTCGTCCTCGACCGCGACATCCCCGGACCCAACGGCGACGAGATCGCCCGCCACCTCGCCGTCCAACCGACCGCCCCGCGCGTGCTCATGCTCACCGCCGCCGACCGCCTCGACGACAAGGCCTCGGGGTTCGAGAGCGGTGCGGACGACTACCTGACCAAGCCGTTCGTCTTGAAGGAGCTCGTGCTGCGACTGCGTGCGCTCGCGCGGCGGCCCGCGACCGGGGCTCCCCCGATCCTCGAGCTCGACGGCATCCGTCTCGATCCGTTCCGGCGCGAGGTGTACCGCGACGGCCGATACGTCTCGCTGACCCGCAAGCAGTTCGCCGTGCTCGAGGTACTCATGTCCGCGGGCGGCGGCGTGGTGAGCGCCGAGGTCCTCCTCGAGCGCGCGTGGGACGAGAACGCCGACCCCTTCACCAATGCCGTCCGCATCACGATCTCGACGCTACGCAAGCGCCTCGGCGAGCCGTGGCTGATCCAGACCGTCGCCGGCGTCGGATACCGCATCGGTCCCACGGATGCGTGAACGTCCGCCCGGACTCTCGGTCCGGATCAAACTGACGCTCAGCTACGCAGTCTTCGTCGTGATCGTCGGGATCGCCCTGTTCACGGTGGGGTTCCTCGTCCTGCGGTTCCTGCCCGAGGGCACCCTCTACGCCACGAGCGGCCTCTTCACTCCCGCTCGCCGCGACCTCGCCGACGTCTTCGTGAAATACGCGTGGTTCACCGTCGCCGGGCTCGCCGTCATCGGCTTGGGCGGAGGCTGGATCGTCGCGGGTCTCATGCTCCGGCCGCTGACGCGCATCACCGACGCCGCGCGGGCGGTGCGCGACGGGAGCCTGGACCGTCGCGTGGACCTCCCCGGCCGGCGGGACGAGTTGACCGACCTCGCCGACACCTTCGACGCGATGCTCGCGCGCATCGCCGAGACCGTGCAGGAGCAGCGGCGTTTCGCCGCGAACGCCTCGCACGAGCTGCGCACGCCGCACGCGACGATGCGCACGATGCTCGAGGTGGCGAAGGCCGACCCCGCGAGCGTCGACGTCGAGCGGCTGATCGCCCGCCTCGACGACACGAACGAGCGGGCGATCCGGCTGACGGAGGCGATCCTCGCCCTCTCGCGCGCCTCGAGCGGCGGCGTGGTGGCGCGTACCGAGGTGGAGATCGACGCCCTCGCCGCCGAAGTGTGCGGCGAGCTCGCTCCGCTCGCGACGAGGACGTCCGCACGGCTGACCACGCGTATCGTGTCGCCCGCCGTCGCGATCGCGGACGAGACGCTCGCCCGCCAGATGCTCACGAACCTCGTGCACAACGCGATCGTCCACAGCACACCCGACGGCGAGCTTGCGCGCGAGGCGCAGATCGCCGTGCGGACGGACGCGCGCAGCGTCGTGATCGACGTCGCGAACACCGGCGCCGTGCTGTCCCGTGAAACGGTGGCCACGCTCCCCGAGCCGTTCGTTCGCGCGGCGGGGCGCGCCCGCCCCGCGGAAGGCGGCACGGGCCTCGGTCTCGCCATCGCCGTCGCGATCGTGCGCGTGCACGAGGGCTCGCTCGAGCTCTGGCCACGCGAGGGCGGCGGACTGCACGCGCGCGTGCGCCTGCCCCGGCCGACCGCTGTTCACGAGCGGTGACCCGTCTCGCGGGCGACTCCTCACCCGCGCGCTGCCATGTCCCCCGCGCGGACGGCCGCACGCGCCACCAACCGCGACACGAT
Protein-coding regions in this window:
- a CDS encoding cold-shock protein, whose amino-acid sequence is MATGTVKWFNSEKGYGFIAPDDGSADLFAHFSAIQGNGFKELTEAQKVEFDAEQGPKGMQAANIRPL
- a CDS encoding acyl-CoA desaturase, which translates into the protein MPPGIPTPVTSNEEQFIASTIVESRLGPVRQTYSGTTEFPPIAKAYTELSQVVRESGLLVRTRVFYALVGSALVLAFAGCIAGFVLLGDSWFQLLIAAALGILFTQVAFLAHEANHRQIFASGPANDRLALWIGNGVVGMSQSWWASKHTRHHANPNRVGKDPDIEIDTISFLDEDAAKARGIQRWITQRQGWLFFPLLTLEGLNLHVLAIRHLLSRGEVKGRWTELGLIALRFTVFVAPVFVFLPLGMAFAFLGVQLAVFGVYMGASFAPNHKGMAVIAPGAKLDFFSKQVRTSRNISGGWWATWLMGGLNYQIEHHLFPNMPRPHLSRAREIVIEHCQTLGVPYVETTLLQSYGIVIQYLNRVGLAARDPFECPLTSAARRV
- a CDS encoding metallophosphoesterase family protein produces the protein MATRLLLVADTHVPKRARSIPDAVRRAASEVDLIVHAGDWVTEAVLDGLLSLGPVLGVWGNNDGADLRARLPEIARAEIEGVRVAVVHETGAATGRERRMDAAFPDTDLLVFGHSHIPWDTSTPAGVRLLNPGSPTDRRRQPRCTMMTLTLAEGTIRDLALHEVVRD
- a CDS encoding response regulator transcription factor, with the translated sequence MRVLIVEDEPYLAEAIRDGLRLEAIAADIAGDGDSALEQLGYTAYDVVVLDRDIPGPNGDEIARHLAVQPTAPRVLMLTAADRLDDKASGFESGADDYLTKPFVLKELVLRLRALARRPATGAPPILELDGIRLDPFRREVYRDGRYVSLTRKQFAVLEVLMSAGGGVVSAEVLLERAWDENADPFTNAVRITISTLRKRLGEPWLIQTVAGVGYRIGPTDA
- a CDS encoding HAMP domain-containing sensor histidine kinase — translated: MRERPPGLSVRIKLTLSYAVFVVIVGIALFTVGFLVLRFLPEGTLYATSGLFTPARRDLADVFVKYAWFTVAGLAVIGLGGGWIVAGLMLRPLTRITDAARAVRDGSLDRRVDLPGRRDELTDLADTFDAMLARIAETVQEQRRFAANASHELRTPHATMRTMLEVAKADPASVDVERLIARLDDTNERAIRLTEAILALSRASSGGVVARTEVEIDALAAEVCGELAPLATRTSARLTTRIVSPAVAIADETLARQMLTNLVHNAIVHSTPDGELAREAQIAVRTDARSVVIDVANTGAVLSRETVATLPEPFVRAAGRARPAEGGTGLGLAIAVAIVRVHEGSLELWPREGGGLHARVRLPRPTAVHER